The sequence GGCTTGCGATGCGATAGAGTCAGCTTGATGGCTGGCTAAAAGCCAGACCATTAGCCCAACAGCCCACAATGAGTGAGTGATACCACGATGTGAGAAGAGCGAAAGAATCGTTGATATTGGTTTAATCCTTCTTCCCAATTTCGACTCAGGATGATCTATGTCAGGTAATAACGACGCTATCGCCACCACGGGTAACATCAAACAGGCATCTACAACACCGATTACTGTCTCAGGGGCATAGGAGTTGACGATAGCAGCGTAAACGCCCCAACAACCCACTCCTAGGCCCACATGAGCAGCATATCTCATTGGGTTACAACTTCCGCAGCTGTTACATTTCTCACAGTCGGAGAAGGTTTCACTAATGCTTCAACTTCTGAATAAGCCTTTTTAGAGCGCTCTTCAAAGCTGCGATCGTTTAGTTCAATCATGCGCTCCAGCTTGTCGTAAGGCAGGTGTAACAGCATATACACTACGTACAGCCCGTTCTCGACGCGAACTTGGGTGTTAACGTGGTTATAGCCAACGACTTTTGCACGATTTACTAGCTTAACAATTGTTTCATCATTCAACTGATTAGTGCGACCATTGCGCACTTCAGTGTTTTGACGCTCACGACCAGAAACTTCCTGCGATACTGTCTTAGCAATCGCGTATTCCGCATTTAAGTTCGCAATATTGCGAGCGGCCATCAAGTTATCAGCACGGCCCATTGCCGTCGCGTAAACACCATCACCATTCGAAGCAGGAGGGTTTAAGAACCACTCAGGCGCCTTTTCTATAGCGTCGTTCATTTGTTCATTTTTTTGTTCTACTAGCTCTTGTTGTGCTTCAACATAATCTGAAACAGGGTTTGAGCTGCAAGCAGACAGAGCTAAAACAGATAATGCTACGATTGTTAATTTGTGTTGAGTTTTCATCTAGTAATTCCTTGTTTGTTAAATTTTACGACCAGAATCATTTCATCACAGTTCTAAAACGTTGCAAATTTTGCTGCATTATCCAGTTAAATCAGTTGGTTAGAATATCCTCTTAACAACCGTGGTGACGTGCATCACAAAATATCTACCCAATCATGAGCATAATACAGGATAACAAAAAATTGGGTAGATATTTTTTGTTAAAACTTGGTCTGTTCTCCTAAATTTGCGAAAAAATTTTTCTGTGAGATAAAGTTCACATAACAAATTTACATCTTGAGGTAAGCATGTCGCGCATTACAATTCATCCACTATTTTCCGAATTGGCAGTGGAGTTAGGCTGCAACAGTGCGCCGAGTCGTTTGGTGTTCTTGGAGGTTCATTTAAGATTGATTGGTCTCGCGCCAGAACAGGTCAATAAAGAGCATTTAAAGCAACTAATTAAGCTCCTATTTGACGAAGAGATTAACCTGCACCCTCACCATTCAGACTTGGCCTTAGTCTCAATACCAGGCATTGCAGAGCCTTACCCAATACTCACTGCTCGAGGCTACAACCGGTTGTATAAATCGGATACAGCTGGGGAATTCCGCGTCAAAGCCATTTCCAAAGGGGAAGAGTTCACTACAGCTAACATTGATGCCATGAGCGAGCCTGAGCAATATAACGTTGCGCCCAATGCGGAACTGGAAGGGTTTGCCGCCGTGTACAGTGATAATAGCAATCTGCTGTTAACGGGGGTTATTTCAGTGGATGAAGTAGAAGATGTGCTCCACCGATTCCACCGCTGCAGTTTGTCGTTGGCAGAAGTCGGCGCAGGCCTCGCGTTTAATCGC is a genomic window of Shewanella sp. GD04112 containing:
- a CDS encoding LPP20 family lipoprotein, encoding MKTQHKLTIVALSVLALSACSSNPVSDYVEAQQELVEQKNEQMNDAIEKAPEWFLNPPASNGDGVYATAMGRADNLMAARNIANLNAEYAIAKTVSQEVSGRERQNTEVRNGRTNQLNDETIVKLVNRAKVVGYNHVNTQVRVENGLYVVYMLLHLPYDKLERMIELNDRSFEERSKKAYSEVEALVKPSPTVRNVTAAEVVTQ
- a CDS encoding metal-dependent hydrolase — its product is MRYAAHVGLGVGCWGVYAAIVNSYAPETVIGVVDACLMLPVVAIASLLPDIDHPESKLGRRIKPISTILSLFSHRGITHSLWAVGLMVWLLASHQADSIASQALVIGYLSHLLGDAVTPAGIRPFWPLGRAQRIGLNHAVVASVGIILFLRWMY